A region of the Cytophagia bacterium CHB2 genome:
AACAACTGCCGTTTCATGCGCGTGTGTCAGTTGTGATAATGTGAGCGGCACGCCGATATGATTGTTCGAATTGCCCGAGGTTTTGTGCGTGACGTGCTTTTGCGCCAAAACCGCCGCCGCCATCTCTTTCGTCGTGGTCTTGCCGTTGCTGCCGGTCAGCGCGAGCACAGGCCCGCCCCAACGTTTGCGCATGGCGTGACCAAGATTTTGCAAAGCTTCCAGCACATCTGCGACGATGATGAGGTTGCGGCGCTGGGATGGGATTTGATCATATTTGCTTGCGG
Encoded here:
- a CDS encoding UDP-N-acetylmuramoyl-tripeptide--D-alanyl-D-alanine ligase, with translation MPIILTLGEVLRACGAHARFVGDDSILRTRPAAFSIDSRACQAGDLFFALSGDKFDGHDFLNQVFEKQALAAVVAASKYDQIPSQRRNLIIVADVLEALQNLGHAMRKRWGGPVLALTGSNGKTTTKEMAAAVLAQKHVTHKTSGNSNNHIGVPLTLSQLTHAHETAVV